AAAAAAGTTAGATGTGCCAATTAAACACGCTGGCGCTGCGATATTGTGGGGTAACTTCATCCACTTTGCGGCGATGTAAGCAATCAAGAAGATACCGTATGTTTGAATCATCAAGGGGATCGCGATTAAGGCAATAGTTTCAGGCTCAGACACTATGGTATTCGCTTGAAAGCCAAACAATAAAACAACAGTGGCTAATAGGCCTATCATCGACCAAGGTTTCAGCGTTGATAATAAAACGCTCAACGCCTCATCGTTACTTCCTCTATTCAATATATTTCTGGTGATGATGCCGGCAACCAAAGGCAATAATACATAAAGCACAACCGAAATAAGCAAAGTTTCCCACGGTACTTGGATATCACTCACACCCAGTAAAAAAGCAGAAATTGGGGCAAAGGCAAATATCATTATCACGTCATTAACCGAAACTTGCACTAAGGTATAGTTTGGATCACCTTTGGTTAATTGTGACCATACAAATACCATTGCTGTACAAGGGGCAACACCGAGTAAAATCATCCCAGCGATATACTCTTGTGCCGACGCAGGATCGACTAAATCAGCAAACAATAAATTAAAAAACAGCCAACCAAGAGCGGCCATAGTAAAAGGTTTGATCAACCAATTAACCACAACAGTTAGCACTAAACCTTTCGGGTTTTTACCAACATCTTTTATCGCTGAAAAATCAATTTGCACCATCATCGGATAAATCATTACCCAAATAAACACAGCGACAACAATATTTACATGTGCCACTTCTAAATGAGCAATCAGTTGAAAAGCGTCTGGAAACCATAAGCCTAATACCACACCTAGAAAAATGCTTAGGCCAACCCAAACAGATAAATAACGTTCAAAAATTCCCATTTTGTACCTCTTAAATACTCAATTAATCTCTCTTGGGAAAGAAAATATTTGCTAGCAAAAACTC
This window of the Thalassotalea atypica genome carries:
- the arsB gene encoding ACR3 family arsenite efflux transporter, with the translated sequence MGIFERYLSVWVGLSIFLGVVLGLWFPDAFQLIAHLEVAHVNIVVAVFIWVMIYPMMVQIDFSAIKDVGKNPKGLVLTVVVNWLIKPFTMAALGWLFFNLLFADLVDPASAQEYIAGMILLGVAPCTAMVFVWSQLTKGDPNYTLVQVSVNDVIMIFAFAPISAFLLGVSDIQVPWETLLISVVLYVLLPLVAGIITRNILNRGSNDEALSVLLSTLKPWSMIGLLATVVLLFGFQANTIVSEPETIALIAIPLMIQTYGIFLIAYIAAKWMKLPHNIAAPACLIGTSNFFELAVAVAISLFGLHSGAALATVVGVLVEVPVMLSLVYMINRTHHWFSPNQSN